A portion of the Ascaphus truei isolate aAscTru1 unplaced genomic scaffold, aAscTru1.hap1 HAP1_SCAFFOLD_1480, whole genome shotgun sequence genome contains these proteins:
- the TSSC4 gene encoding U5 small nuclear ribonucleoprotein TSSC4 — translation MSEPRKGDAPPEPFNAMAYDAHLDPGTLSLSDSDLSLSDEAELGSLTPEEEDDEEEEEGRRDGGPKPPVLPFTLKGTSTNFSQRSQGIFECLKEVGTLASPVQNRGRVKRPLPPRSPHEDTLETPSPLVGTPPGHRGKVQAVSPHIGTAEPLLPNADTAATVSLHVGTAEIPVPAARLPDYLAHPERWTKYSLEDVPETTDRSNRSAALSFLGELRQRGEGTKAPANASALSYNQDPSSCGQGRILFTRPSKAGRGSNGKGGARPGLPQSVAEWGEEGQEESGVAGEGEEVGTVGFHGAKKRSRKNIRAKADPGGKEDSP, via the coding sequence ATGTCGGAGCCTAGAAAGGGGGACGCACCCCCGGAGCCGTTCAACGCCATGGCATACGATGCCCATCTTGACCCTGGCACCCTCTCCTTGAGTGACTCCGACCTGAGTCTGTCAGATGAAGCAGAGCTGGGGTCCCTCACTcctgaggaggaggatgatgaagaggaggaagaggggaggcgGGATGGGGGGCCGAAGCCTCCGGTGCTGCCATTCACCCTGAAAGGCACTAGCACCAACTTCAGCCAGCGCAGCCAAGGCATCTTCGAATGCCTAAAGGAGGTGGGAACCTTGGCGTCTCCTGTCCAGAACAGGGGGAGGGTGAAACGCCCGCTGCCCCCTCGGTCACCACATGAGGACACACTGGAGACCCCCTCACCACTTGTGGGCACACCTCCAGGACACAGGGGCAAAGTGCAGGCTGTCTCGCCACACATCGGTACAGCAGAGCCACTCTTGCCAAATGCTGACACAGCCGCTACTGTCTCGTTGCATGTGGGCACTGCAGAGATCCCGGTGCCAGCTGCACGCCTGCCTGATTACCTGGCACACCCAGAGCGCTGGACTAAATACAGCCTGGAGGACGTTCCGGAGACCACTGACCGCAGTAACCGCAGCGCCGCTCTCTCCTTCCTGGGAGAGCTACGACAACGAGGAGAGGGCACGAAGGCGCCCGCCAATGCCAGCGCCCTCTCCTACAACCAAGACCCCTCCAGCTGCGGGCAGGGCCGGATCCTCTTCACCAGGCCCTCCAAAGCAGGCCGGGGGAGCAATGGGAAGGGCGGGGCCCGCCCGGGCCTGCCACAGAGTGTAGctgagtggggggaagaggggcaagaGGAGAGCGgagtggcaggggagggggaagaggtgggcaCCGTGGGGTTTCATGGAGCCAAGAAACGCAGCCGGAAAAATATCCGAGCCAAAGCAGATCCAGGGGGCAAGGAGGACTCTCCATGA